The DNA window CTGGATCATCACCAATGCGCATGTTGTCAAGGACATGAAGAACATTGTTGTCGTTACGTCCGATGGAAAGCAGTATGCGGGCAAGCAAACGAACATCGATGAGGAAAGCGACCTGGCGCTTGTCAAAATAAATGCAAGCGGGCTGACGCCGGCCAAATTTAATACGGATGGTCATATCCGTGTCGGAGAAACGGTCATTGCCATGGGTACCCCGATTTCGTTTGCACTTAGAAATTCCGCAACTGTCGGCGTGATCAGCGGAATGAACCGGGCGGTAAATTCCAATTATCGTTTGCTGCAAACCGATGCCGCCATAAATCCGGGAAATAGCGGCGGTCCTCTGATCAATCTGAATGGGGAAGTCGTGGGCATCAATTCATTGAAATTTGTGGAAGTCAGCGTTGACAATATGGGCTTTGCCGTTCCTGCCGATACCGTGCAGTATGTGCTCAAGCATTTTTGGAAATACGGCAAGGTCAAGAGGCCCGATCCCGGATTTCTGTTGGAAGAAAGTTGGGAATCGGTGGTCGGCCTTCCTTCCAATGAGCCGCTGAAGGTGACCGCGGTCCAGTCAACATCTTCAGCTTATGAGAAAGGGGTAAGGGAGGGGGATATTCTCTATTCCATAGAAAACAGCAATGTTTCGACGATTACGGATATGAACGAGCTGCTGAAAAATTATCTTCCGGGAGATAAAGTGCAGATGATGTTTCAGTCCAATGGGGATCTTGTCAAAAGGGTGATCATAC is part of the Ferviditalea candida genome and encodes:
- a CDS encoding S1C family serine protease, translating into MRSSFIRIFSVMLVLTMTYGLNAEAVGSVGQSMDMDAKLINGEVYVKASSMVQALGGSGKYDSKSGKFHYTGSIPDVIDKVSPSVVAIIGKPSNVPGSQDGNRFQLAHGTGVIVKADGWIITNAHVVKDMKNIVVVTSDGKQYAGKQTNIDEESDLALVKINASGLTPAKFNTDGHIRVGETVIAMGTPISFALRNSATVGVISGMNRAVNSNYRLLQTDAAINPGNSGGPLINLNGEVVGINSLKFVEVSVDNMGFAVPADTVQYVLKHFWKYGKVKRPDPGFLLEESWESVVGLPSNEPLKVTAVQSTSSAYEKGVREGDILYSIENSNVSTITDMNELLKNYLPGDKVQMMFQSNGDLVKRVIILGEK